In one window of Henckelia pumila isolate YLH828 chromosome 1, ASM3356847v2, whole genome shotgun sequence DNA:
- the LOC140884728 gene encoding agamous-like MADS-box protein AGL19 isoform X3 has product MVRGKTQMKRIENASSRQVTFSKRRSGLLKKAFELSVLCDAEVALIIFSPSGRLYEFSSSSQMNNTIERYQKNAKTLASLRITEEVYVQQKLKDEAADSYKKLEILEDAKRKLLGESIDSCSVAELVQIEDQLEKSLSKIRARKNTLFQEQIHQLKQQEVKLMKVNTDLKEKCEMLAMSSIPISQPLSPDMEVETGLFIGPPKTKAAHV; this is encoded by the exons ATGGTGAGGGGGAAAACTCAAATGAAGAGGATCGAGAATGCGAGTAGCAGGCAAGTGACCTTCTCCAAGCGCAGGAGTGGGCTTTTGAAGAAGGCTTTTGAGCTCTCAGTTCTCTGTGATGCTGAAGTCGCTCTTATAATCTTTTCACCTTCTGGTAGACTCTATGAATTTTCAAGCTCCAg TCAAATGAACAACACAATTGAACGGTATCAAAAGAATGCCAAGACCCTAGCCAGCTTGAGAATAACCGAAGAAGTATATGTTCAG CAGAAACTGAAAGATGAGGCGGCTGATTCGTATAAGAAACTCGAGATCCTTGAAGATGCTAAAAG AAAGCTCTTGGGAGAAAGTATAGATTCTTGTTCTGTTGCCGAGTTAGTACAGATAGAAGATCAGTTGGAAAAAAGCTTAAGCAAAATCCGGGCTCGAAAG AACACTCTATTTCAAGAACAGATCCATCAGCTAAAACAgcag GAGGTGAAGCTGATGAAAGTGAACACTGATTTAAAGGAAAAG TGTGAGATGTTGGCGATGTCAAGCATCCCCATAAGCCAACCGTTATCGCCAGATATGGAGGTGGAGACGGGGCTGTTCATCGGACCGCCGAAAACGAAGGCGGCTCATGTTTAG
- the LOC140884728 gene encoding MADS-box protein SOC1-like isoform X2, with amino-acid sequence MVRGKTQMKRIENASSRQVTFSKRRSGLLKKAFELSVLCDAEVALIIFSPSGRLYEFSSSSQMNNTIERYQKNAKTLASLRITEEVYVQKLKDEAADSYKKLEILEDAKRKLLGESIDSCSVAELVQIEDQLEKSLSKIRARKNTLFQEQIHQLKQQEVKLMKVNTDLKEKVSIELINYSLVSCVILKGVHETFIFFPPKKDFFVESQQS; translated from the exons ATGGTGAGGGGGAAAACTCAAATGAAGAGGATCGAGAATGCGAGTAGCAGGCAAGTGACCTTCTCCAAGCGCAGGAGTGGGCTTTTGAAGAAGGCTTTTGAGCTCTCAGTTCTCTGTGATGCTGAAGTCGCTCTTATAATCTTTTCACCTTCTGGTAGACTCTATGAATTTTCAAGCTCCAg TCAAATGAACAACACAATTGAACGGTATCAAAAGAATGCCAAGACCCTAGCCAGCTTGAGAATAACCGAAGAAGTATATGTTCAG AAACTGAAAGATGAGGCGGCTGATTCGTATAAGAAACTCGAGATCCTTGAAGATGCTAAAAG AAAGCTCTTGGGAGAAAGTATAGATTCTTGTTCTGTTGCCGAGTTAGTACAGATAGAAGATCAGTTGGAAAAAAGCTTAAGCAAAATCCGGGCTCGAAAG AACACTCTATTTCAAGAACAGATCCATCAGCTAAAACAgcag GAGGTGAAGCTGATGAAAGTGAACACTGATTTAAAGGAAAAGGTGagtattgaattaatcaattattCTCTGGTTTCTTGTGTTATACTAAAGGGGGTGCATGaaactttcattttttttcctcCCAAAAAAGACTTCTTTGTGGAAAGTCAACAAagctaa
- the LOC140884728 gene encoding MADS-box protein SOC1-like isoform X1, giving the protein MVRGKTQMKRIENASSRQVTFSKRRSGLLKKAFELSVLCDAEVALIIFSPSGRLYEFSSSSQMNNTIERYQKNAKTLASLRITEEVYVQQKLKDEAADSYKKLEILEDAKRKLLGESIDSCSVAELVQIEDQLEKSLSKIRARKNTLFQEQIHQLKQQEVKLMKVNTDLKEKVSIELINYSLVSCVILKGVHETFIFFPPKKDFFVESQQS; this is encoded by the exons ATGGTGAGGGGGAAAACTCAAATGAAGAGGATCGAGAATGCGAGTAGCAGGCAAGTGACCTTCTCCAAGCGCAGGAGTGGGCTTTTGAAGAAGGCTTTTGAGCTCTCAGTTCTCTGTGATGCTGAAGTCGCTCTTATAATCTTTTCACCTTCTGGTAGACTCTATGAATTTTCAAGCTCCAg TCAAATGAACAACACAATTGAACGGTATCAAAAGAATGCCAAGACCCTAGCCAGCTTGAGAATAACCGAAGAAGTATATGTTCAG CAGAAACTGAAAGATGAGGCGGCTGATTCGTATAAGAAACTCGAGATCCTTGAAGATGCTAAAAG AAAGCTCTTGGGAGAAAGTATAGATTCTTGTTCTGTTGCCGAGTTAGTACAGATAGAAGATCAGTTGGAAAAAAGCTTAAGCAAAATCCGGGCTCGAAAG AACACTCTATTTCAAGAACAGATCCATCAGCTAAAACAgcag GAGGTGAAGCTGATGAAAGTGAACACTGATTTAAAGGAAAAGGTGagtattgaattaatcaattattCTCTGGTTTCTTGTGTTATACTAAAGGGGGTGCATGaaactttcattttttttcctcCCAAAAAAGACTTCTTTGTGGAAAGTCAACAAagctaa
- the LOC140884728 gene encoding agamous-like MADS-box protein AGL19 isoform X4, which yields MVRGKTQMKRIENASSRQVTFSKRRSGLLKKAFELSVLCDAEVALIIFSPSGRLYEFSSSSQMNNTIERYQKNAKTLASLRITEEVYVQKLKDEAADSYKKLEILEDAKRKLLGESIDSCSVAELVQIEDQLEKSLSKIRARKNTLFQEQIHQLKQQEVKLMKVNTDLKEKCEMLAMSSIPISQPLSPDMEVETGLFIGPPKTKAAHV from the exons ATGGTGAGGGGGAAAACTCAAATGAAGAGGATCGAGAATGCGAGTAGCAGGCAAGTGACCTTCTCCAAGCGCAGGAGTGGGCTTTTGAAGAAGGCTTTTGAGCTCTCAGTTCTCTGTGATGCTGAAGTCGCTCTTATAATCTTTTCACCTTCTGGTAGACTCTATGAATTTTCAAGCTCCAg TCAAATGAACAACACAATTGAACGGTATCAAAAGAATGCCAAGACCCTAGCCAGCTTGAGAATAACCGAAGAAGTATATGTTCAG AAACTGAAAGATGAGGCGGCTGATTCGTATAAGAAACTCGAGATCCTTGAAGATGCTAAAAG AAAGCTCTTGGGAGAAAGTATAGATTCTTGTTCTGTTGCCGAGTTAGTACAGATAGAAGATCAGTTGGAAAAAAGCTTAAGCAAAATCCGGGCTCGAAAG AACACTCTATTTCAAGAACAGATCCATCAGCTAAAACAgcag GAGGTGAAGCTGATGAAAGTGAACACTGATTTAAAGGAAAAG TGTGAGATGTTGGCGATGTCAAGCATCCCCATAAGCCAACCGTTATCGCCAGATATGGAGGTGGAGACGGGGCTGTTCATCGGACCGCCGAAAACGAAGGCGGCTCATGTTTAG